From a single Nostoc edaphicum CCNP1411 genomic region:
- a CDS encoding (2Fe-2S) ferredoxin domain-containing protein, whose amino-acid sequence MKKLIQRIKVLLRRIFKEFSSNSQQPSPVINSRPLETSIPTVSPRWESGLVLVCSQCANEQSGSTASEDLENWLKSRLKFEGLWGDFRVVSTSCLGVCPRIGITVVLVSNGNHGNSPCLIVNPQSDRELLYSYIKQNQG is encoded by the coding sequence ATGAAAAAATTGATCCAGCGTATTAAAGTATTACTCCGACGTATCTTCAAGGAGTTTTCATCTAATTCTCAGCAACCATCGCCTGTAATAAACTCTCGCCCATTAGAAACTTCCATTCCAACTGTTTCTCCCCGATGGGAGTCTGGTTTGGTGCTTGTATGTTCACAATGTGCAAACGAGCAGTCAGGCTCAACGGCTTCCGAAGACTTAGAGAATTGGTTGAAGTCTCGTTTAAAATTTGAGGGCTTATGGGGTGATTTTCGGGTGGTTAGCACCAGTTGCTTAGGGGTTTGCCCCCGGATAGGTATTACTGTTGTTCTTGTAAGTAATGGAAATCACGGGAATAGTCCATGCTTAATTGTAAATCCGCAGAGCGATCGCGAACTTCTCTATTCATACATTAAACAGAATCAAGGCTAA
- a CDS encoding carboxymuconolactone decarboxylase family protein has product MTKLIEYEEASDEVRAVYDDIRVTRQNDYINNFWKAIANHPPTLQRTWQTLKEVMSSPGEIDPLMRELIYIAVSATNGCEYCIASHTAAARAKGMNDTMFGELMAIAATANMTNRLANGYQIPIDEKFKT; this is encoded by the coding sequence ATGACTAAGCTGATCGAATACGAAGAAGCCAGCGACGAAGTACGTGCAGTGTATGATGACATCCGCGTTACACGTCAAAATGACTACATCAATAACTTCTGGAAAGCCATAGCCAACCATCCCCCCACTTTACAACGAACGTGGCAAACGCTAAAGGAAGTGATGAGCAGTCCTGGTGAGATTGATCCACTAATGCGCGAACTGATTTATATCGCCGTGAGTGCAACCAATGGCTGTGAGTACTGCATCGCCTCGCACACAGCGGCGGCGCGTGCCAAGGGTATGAATGATACTATGTTTGGGGAACTAATGGCGATCGCAGCCACAGCCAACATGACCAATCGCCTCGCCAACGGCTATCAGATTCCAATAGACGAGAAATTCAAGACGTAG
- a CDS encoding alpha/beta fold hydrolase: protein MPKVQINGIDLFYDIKGTGEPLLLIAGFLCDHAYWSLIMPSLVSQYQVIRLDNRGMGRSSAPESPYSLKQMAGDVATLLDHIGINQVHLAGHSMGSQIAQELVLAHPEKVKSLMLLSSLAKGDALFNSIIETWGDLPNNVDLKLYEKVVLPWIFTDAFYSIPGMIEGLIEFAIRYPFPPATHSLYHHSQAILGSDTTNLLQQIHCPTLVLVGKQDILTPLKFSQQLAQGIPNAELVVIERGGHGFLIESPDAVVSAMLNFLGKLKPAYSNFGF, encoded by the coding sequence ATGCCCAAGGTTCAGATTAACGGGATTGATTTGTTCTACGACATTAAGGGAACAGGTGAGCCTTTGCTATTAATAGCTGGCTTTCTTTGTGATCATGCTTATTGGTCGCTGATTATGCCATCGCTGGTTTCGCAGTATCAAGTCATTCGCTTGGATAACCGAGGTATGGGGAGAAGTTCTGCTCCCGAAAGTCCCTATAGTTTGAAACAGATGGCTGGTGACGTTGCAACATTGCTTGACCACATCGGAATTAATCAGGTGCATCTAGCTGGTCATTCAATGGGTAGTCAGATAGCCCAAGAACTAGTGTTAGCGCACCCTGAAAAGGTAAAAAGTCTGATGCTACTTTCATCTTTGGCAAAAGGTGATGCATTATTCAACAGCATCATCGAGACTTGGGGCGATCTTCCTAATAATGTAGACTTAAAACTTTATGAAAAAGTCGTATTGCCCTGGATATTTACAGATGCGTTTTACTCGATTCCTGGAATGATCGAAGGTCTGATTGAATTTGCCATCAGATATCCTTTTCCACCTGCAACTCATTCACTCTATCATCACAGCCAAGCCATCCTTGGTAGTGACACAACAAATCTTCTCCAACAAATTCATTGTCCTACCTTAGTTCTAGTTGGGAAACAAGATATTCTCACTCCACTAAAGTTTTCTCAGCAACTTGCTCAAGGAATTCCCAATGCTGAACTTGTAGTCATCGAACGTGGTGGTCATGGCTTCTTGATTGAGTCGCCGGATGCTGTGGTTTCAGCCATGCTCAACTTTCTGGGGAAGTTGAAGCCCGCTTATAGCAATTTTGGATTTTAG
- a CDS encoding 2OG-Fe(II) oxygenase, protein MIPLTVGDPIPWFILPSTSNPTFHFNSVGGYRSILFFFGSSKNNYIRKIIDDFSNQQQQLATYQVPFFGVSIDTDDTFLAELIQNKTYFKFLWDFERKVSFQYGVCQPNKQANNELQYRPTIFVLDENLRVIQVLPILATTQPCEQVFEFIKSLPAISQNIPAARQAPVLFIPNVLNQSFCQHLIDLYEADGGEDSGFMRQIDGKTVGVYDYEFKKRRDYLISDPQLLKQINELMMRRVKPEIEKAFQFSITRFERYLVSCYEATDKGFFNRHRDNTTTGTVHRRFAMSLNLNTGAYEGGELRFPEYGLQLYSPNAGEAVIFSCSLLHEATPVTSGRRFVLLSFFYNDQDARLREENSKYVVLDNTNSD, encoded by the coding sequence ATGATACCTCTTACTGTTGGCGATCCGATTCCGTGGTTCATTCTTCCCTCAACCTCAAATCCAACCTTTCACTTTAATTCTGTTGGCGGATACCGTAGTATTTTGTTTTTTTTCGGAAGTTCTAAAAACAACTATATTCGGAAGATTATTGATGATTTTTCTAACCAGCAGCAGCAGTTAGCTACGTATCAAGTGCCATTCTTTGGTGTGAGCATAGACACAGATGACACTTTTCTGGCAGAGTTAATACAGAATAAAACTTATTTTAAATTTCTTTGGGATTTTGAACGGAAAGTTAGTTTCCAATACGGTGTTTGTCAACCAAATAAGCAGGCAAATAACGAACTACAATACAGACCAACAATTTTTGTTTTGGATGAAAATCTACGAGTTATACAGGTTTTGCCAATCTTAGCTACTACTCAACCTTGTGAGCAAGTATTTGAGTTTATCAAAAGCTTACCGGCAATCTCACAAAATATTCCAGCCGCAAGACAAGCACCTGTTTTATTCATACCAAATGTGCTGAATCAAAGCTTTTGCCAACATTTAATTGATTTGTACGAGGCAGATGGTGGTGAAGATTCTGGCTTCATGCGACAAATCGACGGTAAAACAGTTGGAGTTTATGACTATGAATTTAAAAAACGCCGAGATTATTTAATTTCTGATCCTCAACTATTGAAGCAAATCAATGAACTGATGATGCGACGGGTTAAACCAGAAATAGAGAAAGCGTTCCAGTTTAGTATCACTCGCTTTGAACGGTACTTGGTATCCTGCTACGAAGCAACTGATAAAGGCTTCTTTAATCGTCATCGCGATAATACTACCACAGGTACGGTACACCGAAGATTTGCTATGTCACTGAATCTCAATACTGGCGCTTACGAAGGCGGAGAACTACGATTTCCAGAGTATGGACTCCAGCTTTATAGTCCCAATGCGGGAGAAGCAGTGATTTTTTCTTGCTCTCTACTGCATGAAGCTACTCCTGTAACAAGTGGACGGCGTTTTGTTCTTCTGTCGTTCTTTTACAATGACCAAGATGCCCGATTAAGGGAAGAAAATAGCAAGTATGTTGTACTCGATAATACTAATAGTGATTAG
- a CDS encoding hydantoinase B/oxoprolinase family protein, producing the protein MHIKSQPDPIRLEIFKNLYQFIAEQMGIVLQNTATSVNIKERLDFSCAIFDSSGLLVANAPHIPVHLGSMSESVRSLINDKGDTIKPGNVYLSNNPYNGGTHLPDVTTITPVFLESSENNPCFTPLFFVASRGHQADIGGIAPGSMPPNSTTVEEEGILFDNFLLVEEGNFRENAVKQHLSNHTYPARNPDQNIADFKAQIAANERGVQELRKMVSQYELDTVQAYMKFVQANAEESVRRAIAVLKDGSFTYKMDDGAQIQVKVTIYPENRSATIDFTGTSLQLNSNFNAPKAVTQAAVLYVFRTLVDDNIPLNAGCLNPLEIIIPVGCMLNPTYPAAVVAGNVETSQTIVDALYGALGVMAASQGTMNNFTFGNEQYQYYETICGGSGAGINFDGTDGVHSHMTNSRLTDPEVLETRYPVLLESFSLRPDSGGKGKYSGGNGVVRRIRFLEQITANILSGHRLIPPFGLNGGEAGKVGCNWIQRQNGIEENLDSTATVEMKTGDVFIIETPGGGGFGQIS; encoded by the coding sequence ATGCACATAAAATCTCAACCAGATCCAATCCGTTTAGAAATATTCAAAAATCTCTATCAATTTATCGCCGAACAAATGGGAATTGTGTTACAAAATACAGCCACATCAGTGAATATCAAAGAAAGGCTAGATTTCTCCTGCGCTATTTTTGACTCATCAGGATTATTAGTAGCAAATGCCCCTCATATTCCTGTACATTTAGGCTCAATGAGTGAAAGTGTCCGTAGTTTAATTAATGATAAAGGCGACACAATAAAACCGGGAAATGTCTATCTATCTAATAACCCCTATAACGGCGGAACCCACCTTCCTGATGTCACTACAATTACCCCAGTTTTTTTGGAAAGTAGTGAAAATAATCCATGCTTCACTCCCCTCTTTTTTGTCGCTTCTCGTGGACACCAAGCCGATATTGGTGGAATTGCTCCTGGTTCAATGCCTCCCAACAGTACCACAGTAGAAGAAGAAGGAATTCTCTTTGATAATTTCCTTTTGGTTGAAGAGGGAAATTTTCGAGAAAATGCAGTAAAACAGCACCTCTCAAATCATACTTATCCGGCTCGTAACCCTGACCAAAATATAGCTGATTTCAAAGCACAAATTGCCGCAAATGAAAGAGGAGTTCAAGAACTTCGTAAAATGGTTTCACAATATGAGCTTGATACTGTTCAGGCTTATATGAAATTTGTGCAAGCTAATGCTGAGGAGTCTGTTAGACGTGCGATCGCAGTTCTCAAGGATGGCTCATTTACTTATAAAATGGATGATGGAGCGCAAATTCAAGTTAAAGTAACGATTTACCCAGAAAATCGCAGTGCTACCATTGATTTTACTGGAACTTCTCTACAACTAAATAGTAATTTTAATGCTCCTAAAGCTGTAACTCAAGCAGCAGTCTTATATGTCTTCCGTACTTTAGTTGATGATAATATTCCTCTCAATGCTGGGTGTCTTAATCCTCTAGAAATTATTATCCCGGTTGGCTGTATGCTCAACCCAACCTATCCCGCAGCAGTAGTAGCAGGTAATGTAGAAACTTCTCAAACCATTGTCGATGCTTTATATGGTGCTTTGGGTGTCATGGCTGCTTCTCAAGGAACGATGAATAATTTTACTTTTGGTAATGAGCAATATCAATATTATGAAACTATCTGCGGCGGCTCTGGAGCGGGGATTAATTTTGACGGAACTGATGGTGTTCATTCCCACATGACGAACTCCCGCTTGACCGATCCAGAAGTCTTAGAAACCCGTTATCCTGTTCTTTTAGAAAGCTTTAGTCTTCGTCCTGATAGCGGTGGTAAAGGAAAATATTCGGGTGGTAATGGAGTTGTTCGCCGCATTCGATTTCTAGAACAGATTACAGCTAATATTCTCTCTGGGCATCGGCTGATTCCTCCCTTTGGATTAAATGGTGGGGAAGCAGGAAAAGTAGGATGCAACTGGATACAACGTCAGAATGGAATCGAAGAAAATTTAGACAGCACAGCAACAGTAGAGATGAAAACTGGAGATGTTTTTATAATAGAAACTCCTGGCGGCGGTGGATTTGGTCAAATCTCTTAA
- a CDS encoding hydantoinase/oxoprolinase family protein, which translates to MLKVFADRGGTFTDIVAVTNNQAIIDGLSKHPKRFLIVPLSNHQWIIVYKLLSENPEQYQDAAIQGIRDIIGITNNEPIPTEAIEVLKMGTTVATNALLERKGDRVVLLITKGFKDALRIGYQNRPNIFARHIVLPTMLYEQVIEIDERYDAKGNELIPINIEQVKSDLQAVYHTGIRSGAIVFMHSDRYPNHEQQIAQLAQEIGFTQISVSHQVSPLMKLVSRGDTTVVDAYLTPILRRYVNQVASQLPEVKLMFMKSDGGLVAAEQFQGKDSILSGPAGGIVGAVQTSKRAGFELVITFDMGGTSTDVAHFKGEYERQLDSEIAGARMRVPVLAINTIAAGGGSVLFFDGSSYRVGPKSAGSNPGPACYRRGGPLAVTDANVMLGKIHPQYFPSVFGIDGNSPLDKDTVIQQFTQLAQDIQAITLNHSTPEEVAAGFIAIAVENMANAIKKISLQRGYDVTQYVLCCFGGAGGQVACLIADTLGMKTIFLHPYAGVLSAYGMGLADVRAIREGGVEQPLSQGLIPQLQQLMEYLETQARSEIDEALSQVEIVRKINLKYEGTNSPMSVNFADNVVMMRQEFETEHQSRYGFIQLEKSLIVESASVEVIQKMDTPEEALITRTRFLDEAPVCVETVRMFSHNKWHDTPIYRREDLQPEDSINGPAIIVEKIGTIVVEPNWNARLTERNHLILKRKG; encoded by the coding sequence ATGTTGAAAGTTTTTGCTGACCGTGGTGGAACATTCACAGATATTGTTGCTGTTACTAATAATCAAGCAATTATAGATGGACTCTCAAAACATCCTAAACGTTTTTTAATTGTCCCTTTGTCTAATCATCAATGGATAATAGTCTACAAACTACTTTCAGAAAATCCTGAACAATACCAAGATGCAGCCATCCAAGGTATTCGGGATATCATAGGTATTACGAACAACGAACCCATTCCTACAGAAGCGATAGAAGTGCTAAAAATGGGGACAACTGTAGCAACAAATGCGCTATTAGAAAGGAAAGGCGATCGCGTCGTTCTTCTCATCACTAAAGGGTTTAAAGATGCGCTGCGAATTGGCTACCAAAATCGTCCTAATATCTTTGCTCGCCATATCGTTTTACCAACCATGCTTTATGAGCAGGTGATTGAGATAGATGAACGCTATGATGCCAAAGGAAATGAATTAATACCGATAAATATTGAACAAGTCAAAAGTGACTTACAAGCAGTTTACCACACAGGAATTCGGAGTGGTGCGATTGTTTTTATGCACAGCGATCGCTATCCCAATCATGAACAACAAATAGCCCAGCTTGCCCAAGAAATTGGCTTTACGCAGATATCCGTATCCCATCAAGTTAGTCCCTTAATGAAGTTGGTTAGCCGAGGAGATACAACAGTAGTCGATGCTTATTTAACTCCTATTCTGCGGCGCTACGTCAACCAAGTAGCGAGTCAGTTACCCGAAGTCAAATTAATGTTCATGAAATCTGATGGCGGTTTAGTTGCAGCCGAACAATTTCAAGGTAAAGATAGTATTTTAAGTGGCCCGGCTGGCGGTATTGTTGGCGCAGTCCAAACTAGTAAAAGAGCAGGTTTCGAGTTAGTTATTACCTTTGATATGGGTGGAACCAGTACAGATGTTGCCCACTTTAAAGGAGAGTATGAACGACAACTAGATTCGGAAATTGCTGGGGCGCGGATGCGAGTTCCTGTATTAGCAATTAATACTATTGCTGCTGGCGGTGGTTCAGTTCTCTTTTTTGATGGTTCTAGTTATCGTGTTGGGCCTAAATCTGCTGGATCAAATCCTGGGCCTGCTTGTTATCGGCGTGGTGGGCCATTAGCGGTTACTGATGCCAATGTGATGTTAGGTAAAATCCACCCACAATATTTTCCCTCAGTTTTTGGAATTGATGGAAATTCACCTTTAGATAAAGATACTGTCATTCAGCAATTTACACAATTAGCCCAAGATATTCAAGCCATTACATTAAATCATTCTACTCCCGAAGAAGTAGCCGCTGGATTTATTGCGATCGCAGTGGAAAATATGGCGAATGCAATAAAAAAAATCAGTCTGCAACGGGGTTATGATGTTACCCAATATGTGCTTTGTTGTTTTGGCGGTGCAGGTGGGCAGGTTGCTTGTTTAATTGCCGATACCTTGGGAATGAAAACAATATTTTTACATCCTTATGCTGGCGTTCTCTCTGCTTATGGCATGGGATTAGCGGATGTGCGGGCAATTAGAGAAGGAGGAGTTGAACAACCTTTAAGCCAAGGATTAATACCTCAGTTACAGCAGTTAATGGAATATTTAGAAACTCAAGCTAGAAGTGAAATAGATGAGGCACTGAGTCAAGTAGAAATAGTCAGAAAAATTAACTTAAAATATGAGGGAACTAACTCTCCCATGAGCGTTAATTTTGCCGATAATGTGGTAATGATGCGACAAGAGTTTGAAACTGAACATCAATCTCGCTATGGTTTTATTCAATTAGAGAAAAGCTTAATTGTCGAATCTGCTTCAGTGGAAGTAATTCAGAAAATGGATACCCCCGAAGAAGCATTAATTACTCGTACCCGTTTTCTAGATGAAGCCCCCGTATGTGTTGAGACAGTTAGAATGTTTAGTCATAACAAATGGCATGATACACCTATTTATCGACGGGAAGATTTGCAACCAGAAGATAGTATTAATGGCCCTGCGATCATCGTTGAAAAAATTGGCACAATTGTAGTTGAACCTAACTGGAACGCCAGATTAACTGAACGTAATCATCTGATTTTAAAGCGTAAAGGTTGA
- a CDS encoding Crp/Fnr family transcriptional regulator, giving the protein MLTSVDRLLFVRRVPIFKELRDDFIVRLTSVMNELSFPANYTIFRQGEEGRSLYIVVSGRVKVHIGNKQLAEVEQGKYFGEMAVFDTQPRSATATTLEPCEFLELTQEQLYDAIEETPEIAVNIIRELSRLIRRLNDDMNVTSLRS; this is encoded by the coding sequence ATGTTAACCAGTGTTGACCGTTTATTATTTGTCCGGCGAGTCCCCATTTTTAAGGAATTGCGGGATGATTTTATTGTGCGGCTCACTTCAGTGATGAACGAATTGTCATTTCCAGCTAATTACACCATCTTTCGACAGGGAGAAGAAGGGCGATCGCTCTATATTGTCGTGTCAGGTCGGGTTAAAGTTCACATTGGGAATAAACAATTGGCAGAGGTGGAACAGGGAAAATACTTCGGGGAGATGGCAGTATTTGATACTCAACCTCGTTCCGCCACCGCAACGACTCTGGAACCTTGTGAATTTTTAGAACTGACGCAAGAGCAGCTGTATGATGCGATCGAAGAAACTCCCGAAATTGCAGTGAATATCATTCGTGAATTATCCCGTCTGATTCGCAGATTAAATGATGATATGAATGTGACCTCTTTGCGGAGTTAA
- a CDS encoding cadmium resistance transporter: MSWLISTLIIGISVAFATTFDDNLYLTAFFGKVNRSFRPKHIVLGEFLGFTTLVCASLPGFFGGLIIPSTWIGLLGLLPIAIGISNFISREDEEETVQAVSVDLTPSKSERQKKSLFATIRDPQTYRVSAVTIANGGNNIGIYVPLFASSNLPSLGVIVCVCYFTVGTWCLLSYNLTRNPLMTPVLTRYGRKIFPFVLIYLGLSILIKSETYRLLPSLAMLGN, translated from the coding sequence ATGAGTTGGCTAATTAGTACATTAATTATTGGAATCTCTGTCGCCTTTGCAACCACTTTTGACGACAATTTATACTTAACGGCCTTCTTCGGAAAAGTCAATCGCAGCTTTCGTCCTAAGCATATTGTTCTCGGTGAATTTCTGGGATTCACTACCTTAGTATGTGCTAGTCTCCCTGGTTTCTTCGGCGGTCTAATTATTCCTAGCACCTGGATTGGTTTGCTAGGTTTGCTTCCTATTGCCATCGGTATCAGTAATTTCATCAGTCGAGAAGACGAAGAAGAGACAGTGCAAGCTGTGTCAGTTGACTTAACTCCTAGCAAATCTGAACGCCAGAAGAAATCACTATTCGCAACCATCCGCGATCCTCAAACCTACCGCGTTTCGGCTGTCACCATTGCCAATGGAGGAAACAACATTGGAATCTATGTACCGTTGTTTGCTAGCAGCAATCTTCCAAGTTTGGGTGTAATTGTCTGTGTTTGCTATTTCACTGTTGGTACGTGGTGCTTACTCTCTTACAACCTGACTCGTAATCCTCTGATGACACCCGTTTTAACTCGTTATGGTCGGAAAATCTTCCCCTTTGTCTTGATTTACTTGGGACTCTCTATCTTGATTAAAAGTGAAACATATCGACTTTTACCTAGTTTGGCAATGCTTGGCAACTAA
- a CDS encoding pentapeptide repeat-containing protein, whose amino-acid sequence MNQSNSKKLTQWLVKAVFLVVVAGFTLLIQPSARAQTLTPSIPTESELAPVESLMEPVTAPVISPVVSPMEPVTAPVLSPIVSVADNVRHLLQTNECVGCNLTGAMLKDANLQAANLEGANLQNADLERANLQQTNLQGANFQGADLGKVNLLGANLVGANLFDADLEKANLLGANLQTANLQNADLENTNLTNANIQGANLMGVDLEDAIRPEGFAIQ is encoded by the coding sequence ATGAATCAATCAAACTCTAAAAAATTAACTCAGTGGCTCGTAAAAGCAGTGTTTCTGGTAGTTGTCGCGGGATTTACTCTGCTTATCCAGCCCAGCGCTAGAGCGCAAACACTAACACCATCCATACCTACGGAATCTGAACTAGCTCCAGTTGAATCACTAATGGAGCCTGTAACAGCACCAGTCATATCTCCGGTTGTATCGCCAATGGAGCCTGTGACAGCACCAGTCCTATCCCCAATAGTCTCTGTAGCAGATAACGTTAGACATTTATTACAAACCAATGAATGTGTCGGCTGTAATCTGACTGGAGCAATGTTAAAGGATGCAAACCTGCAAGCGGCAAACTTAGAAGGTGCTAACTTACAAAATGCAGACTTAGAAAGAGCTAACTTACAGCAAACAAACTTACAAGGGGCTAACTTTCAAGGAGCAGATTTAGGCAAGGTAAACCTTTTGGGAGCAAACTTAGTGGGAGCGAACCTATTTGATGCAGACCTAGAGAAAGCCAACCTCCTGGGAGCTAACCTGCAAACCGCTAACCTACAAAACGCAGACTTGGAAAATACAAATCTGACAAATGCAAACATCCAGGGAGCTAATCTGATGGGCGTTGATTTGGAAGATGCTATCAGACCAGAAGGATTTGCTATTCAGTAA
- a CDS encoding SulP family inorganic anion transporter produces the protein MATSNILKEPLLLRLSRLFGGLRGDFTGGLTAAVVALPLALAFAVASGVEPKAGLYTAIVAGIVAAIFGGSSVQITGPTGAMAVVLVGIVAKYGLEKVWIAGVMAGIIQIALGVAKLGQLVKFIPYPVTAGFTNGIAVIIFCGQLNNFFGLKLPRSEHFLPGLWQSLSHVEALNWAAVGLAVVVIATNLLWPRINTTIPGSLVGLVLATAIASSFHLNVPTIGTIPQSLPMPQGIPHWNDFSVIRELINPALALAALGSIESLLSAVVADGMTVSEKHNSDRELIGQGLANMIVPFFGGIPATGAIARTAVNVRSGGKTRLSGVIHGLALAIIVLTLAPLAAQIPLAALAGILMVVSLRMIEWEAIGLLMRATYSDFAVMILTWLVTILFDLVLAVEVGLIAAGALFIKRMSDLSLVKIPETEVFPPGTPLELGKEIAVYRVDGPVFFGAAERFATFLRDEPEVKYLILRLRFVPNMDTTGLVALEDIYHDLERHNCRLILTGLQPEVQQLLERTGLLKTIGLSNCFETTTDAICSISPQIACSQPVATDLKTKELMELND, from the coding sequence ATGGCAACATCTAATATCCTCAAAGAACCATTGCTTTTGCGCTTGAGTCGCTTGTTTGGTGGACTGCGTGGCGATTTCACGGGAGGACTAACAGCAGCAGTGGTGGCATTACCTTTGGCTTTAGCCTTTGCGGTAGCCAGTGGTGTAGAACCAAAAGCGGGACTTTACACCGCGATTGTGGCGGGAATTGTCGCAGCAATTTTTGGTGGTTCCTCAGTACAGATTACAGGGCCAACAGGTGCAATGGCTGTGGTTTTGGTGGGAATTGTCGCCAAGTACGGGCTTGAGAAAGTTTGGATTGCTGGGGTGATGGCTGGAATTATCCAAATTGCCTTGGGGGTTGCCAAACTTGGACAGTTAGTAAAGTTTATTCCTTATCCGGTGACGGCAGGTTTTACTAATGGTATTGCCGTGATTATTTTTTGTGGTCAGTTAAATAATTTCTTTGGTTTAAAATTACCACGTAGCGAACATTTTTTGCCGGGACTTTGGCAAAGTCTAAGTCATGTAGAAGCTTTAAACTGGGCGGCTGTTGGCTTGGCAGTTGTGGTGATTGCAACCAATCTTTTGTGGCCCAGGATTAATACGACAATACCAGGTTCTTTGGTAGGGCTGGTGTTAGCAACTGCGATCGCATCTTCTTTCCATTTGAATGTACCAACAATTGGCACCATTCCTCAATCTTTACCGATGCCTCAAGGTATTCCCCACTGGAATGATTTTAGTGTGATTCGGGAACTAATTAATCCGGCTTTGGCTTTAGCTGCACTGGGAAGTATTGAATCGTTGCTATCGGCGGTAGTAGCTGATGGTATGACTGTCAGCGAGAAACATAATAGCGATCGCGAATTAATTGGTCAAGGTTTAGCTAATATGATTGTGCCATTTTTTGGGGGCATACCCGCTACAGGTGCGATCGCTCGGACTGCTGTCAATGTCCGTTCTGGCGGTAAAACCCGACTATCTGGGGTAATTCACGGTCTTGCCTTAGCCATCATCGTTTTAACTTTAGCACCCCTAGCAGCACAGATTCCTTTAGCAGCGCTTGCTGGGATTCTGATGGTGGTTAGCTTGCGGATGATTGAGTGGGAAGCCATTGGTTTATTGATGCGTGCTACCTACTCCGACTTTGCTGTGATGATTCTTACCTGGCTAGTGACAATCTTGTTTGACTTAGTTCTCGCTGTCGAAGTGGGATTGATTGCAGCTGGAGCGTTATTCATCAAACGGATGAGCGATTTAAGCTTAGTTAAAATACCTGAAACCGAAGTATTTCCTCCTGGTACTCCTCTGGAATTAGGTAAGGAAATTGCCGTTTATCGGGTAGATGGCCCCGTATTTTTTGGTGCTGCTGAACGATTTGCTACCTTCCTCCGCGATGAACCGGAAGTAAAGTATTTAATTCTCCGATTGCGATTTGTGCCAAATATGGACACAACTGGGTTAGTAGCCTTAGAGGATATTTATCATGACTTGGAACGGCACAATTGCCGCTTAATTCTCACAGGGTTACAACCCGAAGTCCAACAATTACTAGAACGTACAGGATTGTTAAAAACAATTGGGTTATCAAATTGTTTTGAAACAACCACAGATGCGATTTGCTCTATCTCTCCTCAGATTGCATGTTCTCAACCTGTAGCAACTGATTTGAAAACAAAAGAATTGATGGAATTAAATGACTGA
- a CDS encoding type II toxin-antitoxin system HicB family antitoxin, with protein sequence MVDLIALAFLFYPGIACTRISSLSSLAMNFTIEIEQEEDGRFLAEVIDFPGVLAYGQTKEEAVARVQALALRVLADKLEYEEVTHSS encoded by the coding sequence ATGGTAGATTTGATAGCTCTGGCTTTTTTGTTTTATCCAGGAATTGCTTGTACTAGAATATCTTCATTATCTTCGCTGGCTATGAACTTCACGATAGAGATTGAACAAGAAGAGGATGGACGCTTTCTGGCTGAAGTGATTGATTTTCCTGGTGTACTAGCTTATGGGCAGACAAAAGAAGAAGCAGTTGCTAGAGTTCAAGCATTAGCACTGCGTGTTTTGGCAGATAAGCTCGAATATGAGGAAGTAACGCACAGCAGCTAG
- a CDS encoding type II toxin-antitoxin system VapC family toxin — protein MKYVIDTHALIWFIEGNSRLGANANAILSNPDSQLVIPATTLAEAVWIVERERTSIPSAKNLLSVVETDPRVVIYPLDKDVIKITMSLSAINEMHDRQITATALVLASKGNEVQLLTCDSNITASGLVSIIW, from the coding sequence ATGAAGTACGTGATTGATACTCATGCTCTTATCTGGTTTATTGAAGGAAATTCGCGATTAGGTGCGAATGCCAATGCTATTCTTTCTAATCCTGATTCCCAGTTAGTTATACCAGCTACAACATTAGCCGAAGCTGTTTGGATTGTTGAGAGAGAAAGAACATCTATCCCTTCTGCCAAGAATTTACTTTCAGTAGTTGAAACTGATCCGCGTGTGGTAATTTATCCACTTGACAAAGATGTAATTAAAATAACTATGAGCTTATCTGCTATTAATGAAATGCACGATAGGCAAATTACTGCGACTGCACTAGTTTTAGCAAGTAAAGGTAATGAAGTACAACTATTAACTTGTGATTCAAATATAACTGCATCAGGACTAGTTTCGATTATTTGGTAA